GGGTGCGCCGCCCCCTCTGCCCGGGGCCGCTCGCTCGCCGCCGGAACGCCTGCTGtgcgctgcccgctgctgcgGCGGCGTTACGGCGCACCTGCGTGTGTTGCGGGAGCTGTCCCGGCGACGTGCCGGAGTGACgcttccaaaggaaatatcttctttgtagctaaagggggaagccaGAAAGTCGTGGAGGAGGCGGTGACGGTAGGTATCCAGCACAAATGGGAACCTTTCCCTCTTGCCTTGTGTGTTCGTGTAGGAGACGAGCCGAAGGCTTTGTGTATCCGCAggagaggagcgctgctgcGATAGCGCGGGTTACGCACGCAGCTGCTGCGTTAAGACTTAGCAGGAGGAGATCCTGTGGTGTCCCCCGCAGGGCTTGCGTGCTCgcgctgctccttgcctggctTGCCAGGCCTGCTTAATTTCACGGACAATGTGAACAACGGGATTCTGTTGGTTTGAACGTTCCAGAAActttgagggggagaaaaggagaagggtgggaggagggaacccgtgaaaacatctctctgcccattgacagattccctgggaagaaggcagtgGAGGGAATGAAAGCACTAGCACCCTCGGGACTTTGAAGTAACTTCTGAGGCTCAAACTGTGCCGCGTTGTATACGAACACCAGACgggtgtcccagctgtgcttttagggctctcgtatatttatttttatatatatctatacacACAGAGCTTCAAAGAACAGAGTgtcattctcagaaatgttccAGTAGGTTCGAAGTAACGTAATCTCTCCCTTGCAGGTGACGCTGACCGAGCCTCAGGAGCCCCGGGCGGCACGTGGCTAGAAGTGAGAGCTCAGTCCATCTGCAGGTGTCGGCAGCGTGCGCTACGGCTTTGTACTGGTTGGGGTGCGAGGCCGAAAAGGCGTGGCGGGCGTGGCTCCAGGCCAGCCAGGAGATGTCACAGCACAGATGACATCACCCGGAGCCCGTGTGCTGTCACAATGCATTGCCATGACGACGCCgggccctccccaaggacaGCTGGCCGCTGGCTCCAGGCGCCTcatttgtgagctgtgctgcccgcagccgctcgccgtgccctgtgcctgagagcagccccagcagcagactAGCTCAGCCTCATCGCGCTCGTCCTCCAAGGCTCAGAGAGGTGAGGGAGAGCTCCTGCACAcgtcaggctgcagagcccagctgcagggtgcGGGCTGAGCTCCGGTGTGCGCGAGGGGCATGCAGCACGAGACTGGCAGGACTGGCAGTGAGCGGGAGAAACTGCTGCCGGCCCTTCCGGCTCAGGAGCTGCAAGCCACGTGGCGGACAGCTTGcggctgagcagaggagacgCGGGGGGCGGGAAGCAAAGCTCACCTGCGGCCTCTGTTGGGGCAGCCCGTCAGTAACTCCTCTGTTCTTGCCTTTAGGTTTGGAGGCACATGCCTGCCAGCATGGACGGAGCCTGGGTGGGGACCTGGAGACCTCATCGCCCACGCGGCCTCATCTCGGCCCAGTTCCCCAGCCCCGGGCCCCAGTACTCCATCCCGGGGACAACAGGTACAGCCACCATCCCCAGGGCGTGAGGCGCACCGGGGACATggcggggcagagcagctcccgaGCCTTTCCCCGTTCTGTCAGAGCCTCCTGGCTCCCTGGCGCAGCCGCGAGCCAGGCCTGGCCGAGGAAGGCCGGTGCCGCTGGCGCTGCTCCTTGTGGCCCGGGGAAAAAGGGGCCCGCTTCTGGCCAGCGCAGactcagctttgcagctgtagaGAGGCGTTACGGGGTCTTGCAGAACAATTGACCCTTAGGGGGCTCTCGCTGTGGAGTGCCTGCACGCGTGGTGCGGGTACAGGCAGCGTGCTGGCCAAAACTCCGCTGTCTTTTTGCGGTGACTTTGCAAGGCACTCGCGCAGCCGTTTGCACTCAGGGACTGACTCTTGTGCGCTCCGAGGCCCGGCACAGCTCGCCTCCAGGGCTCTTGGAGGAAGAAGTCACGCGGGAAGGGAATGTCGGGGCCAGGGCCCGGCGCCTAACTGCGCCTGTTCCAACGGAGCTTGAGacgtgcagctgcacaggggtgtgctctcttctgcttttcctcctaggTTATGTGGGCCACAGCCCCACCAAAGCCCGTGCCCCCGCCTACACGTTTAGAGGGACCAAACCGCCTGCGGCAGGGAGCTGCGGGCCAGGTCCCTGCTACTTTGTGGAGCCCGCCATCACCAGGAACGGGAAGTACGTGGCTCCGGGCGCCCAGCTCCGGGGACGACCCGCGACGAAGACCACCGTCACTCCCGGACCAAGTGAGTACCACTTGTGCAGCACTTCACCCAGACAAGACGAGCGGGCGGCGCGTTTGCCCGGGGCCAGCTCGCGCCCTGATGCAGCTGTAGGTCTTTTTTGAGAGAACGCAAACCGCTCTGAGCAGCGATAAACGCCCTCGGAGAaggacagctgcccagggccacgggCCGAGGGCACAAGGACCCCGTGTCCAAAAAGAACAAGCGGCAGGGGGCTGACGGGAGGGACAGCAAGGCAGGGCATAGCGGCGGGGCACAGAAGAGCGTCCCCGCGTGCTGCCTGTGTCCCCCAGCGGCAATTCTGCAGCTCTTGAGAAGACCCTTTCCTCGGGACAGTGCCTGTGCggttgcagaagaagaagacCGGCGCTTCAcggctttcttcctcttctcttccgcCCCAGGTGACTACCGCACCGAGGCAGCCAACAGGCACGTCTTCAAGTGCCCACCGGTGCAGTCCATGGCCTTCCGGCGGGAGCCCCTCCGGACAGACCACCCTCCAGGTACGCTGACCCTGGCAAAGGCAGACCCTTCAGCCTGAGCATCCCGCAGGGacgggctgctgctcagcaccagcagcgggCCTACTGCACAGCCTGCGCGGCAGGACGCGGCGCTGGGGCCGCAAGCTTTCTTGCACGACCAACACCTCTGGGCCCGCAGCGGCTGCGGCTGCTCAGGCTCGGAGCTGCTGGCGCTGGCCCAGTGCCAGAGTAGAGGGAGGAACTGGCAGAGGGGCGAgacctccctcctgctcccaccagcaggctgggcaggctgcccctctctgctgcttccg
The DNA window shown above is from Gallus gallus isolate bGalGal1 chromosome 19, bGalGal1.mat.broiler.GRCg7b, whole genome shotgun sequence and carries:
- the LOC121107202 gene encoding outer dense fiber protein 3-like; amino-acid sequence: MPASMDGAWVGTWRPHRPRGLISAQFPSPGPQYSIPGTTGYVGHSPTKARAPAYTFRGTKPPAAGSCGPGPCYFVEPAITRNGKYVAPGAQLRGRPATKTTVTPGPSDYRTEAANRHVFKCPPVQSMAFRREPLRTDHPPGPGTYTLPRLMGPNTVYTSASPCYSVRGRSQRGRFDEDLAKTPGPAALPKVPVDAYKTRAPAYTMAARPKAGEGKAAKPGPADYSVGRVTLIKPQAPASTFGIRHSLYTTPLIVE